A window from Pseudomonas sp. MRSN 12121 encodes these proteins:
- a CDS encoding valine--tRNA ligase, whose amino-acid sequence MDKTYQPHAIETSWYQTWESENYFAPQGAGDSYTIMIPPPNVTGSLHMGHGFNNAIMDALIRFRRMQGRNTLWQPGTDHAGIATQMLVERQIEAQGQNRHDLGREKFLEKVWEWKDQSGGNISRQIRRLGSSVDWSRERFTMDDGLSEAVKEAFVRLHEDGLIYRGKRLVNWDTKLHTAISDLEVENHDEKGSLWNLRYPLADGAKTAEGLDYLIVATTRPETMLGDSAVAVNPNDERYQALIGKFVELPLVGRRIPIIADDYCDPEFGTGCVKITPAHDFNDYEVGKRHNLPLLNIFDKNASVLPAAQVFNLDGTLNDSIDGKIPAEYAGLDRFEARKQIVAAFDAAGLLVSVDDHALKVPKGDRSGTIIEPWLTDQWYVSTKPLAEPAIAAVEDGRIAFVPKQYENMYFSWMRDIQDWCISRQLWWGHRIPAWYDESGKVYVGRDEAEVRAKHNLGPDVALQQDNDVLDTWFSSGLWTFSTLGWPEQTEFLKTFHPTDVLVTGFDIIFFWVARMIMLTMHLVKNEDGTPQVPFKTVYVHGLVRDGQGQKMSKSKGNVLDPLDIIDGIELEALVQKRTTGMMQPQLAKKIEKQTRQEFADGIASYGTDALRFTFCSLASTGRDIKFDMGRVEGYRNFCNKIWNAARYVLDKGEDCGQNGEAYELSLADRWIISQLQRTEAEVTRQLDQFRFDLAAQALYEFIWNQYCDWYLELSKPVLWDENAPVERQRGTRRTLVRVLEVALRLAHPFMPFITEEIWQRLAPLAGIQGKTIMLQPWPVANEARIDEAAESDIEWLKTLMLGTRNIRAEMNIGPGKPLAVFVKNASAEDQRRLGENDALLKKLAKLESITVLAAGAEAPLSATALVGEMEVLVPMAGLIDKGAELARLDKEIQRLQGEVQRVGGKLSNASFVDKAPAEVIDKERAKLAEAEQALGKLAEQHARISSL is encoded by the coding sequence ATGGATAAGACCTACCAGCCGCACGCCATTGAAACTTCCTGGTACCAGACCTGGGAGTCCGAGAATTACTTCGCCCCGCAAGGCGCGGGCGACTCGTACACCATCATGATCCCGCCACCGAACGTCACTGGCAGCCTGCACATGGGCCATGGCTTCAACAACGCGATCATGGATGCCCTGATCCGCTTCCGCCGCATGCAGGGCCGCAACACCCTGTGGCAGCCGGGTACCGACCACGCCGGTATCGCCACCCAGATGCTGGTGGAGCGCCAGATCGAAGCCCAGGGCCAGAATCGCCACGATCTGGGCCGGGAAAAATTCCTCGAGAAGGTCTGGGAATGGAAGGATCAGTCCGGCGGCAACATCAGCCGCCAGATCCGCCGCCTGGGCTCGTCCGTGGACTGGAGCCGCGAGCGCTTCACCATGGACGACGGCCTGTCGGAAGCGGTGAAGGAAGCCTTCGTGCGCCTGCACGAAGACGGCCTGATCTACCGCGGCAAGCGCCTGGTCAACTGGGACACCAAGCTGCACACCGCGATCTCCGACCTCGAAGTGGAAAACCACGATGAGAAAGGTTCGCTGTGGAACCTGCGCTACCCGCTGGCCGACGGCGCCAAGACCGCCGAAGGCCTGGACTACCTGATCGTCGCCACCACTCGCCCGGAAACCATGCTCGGCGACTCGGCCGTGGCCGTTAACCCGAACGACGAGCGCTACCAGGCACTGATCGGCAAGTTCGTCGAGCTGCCGCTGGTGGGCCGCCGCATCCCGATCATCGCCGACGACTACTGCGACCCCGAGTTCGGTACCGGCTGCGTGAAGATCACTCCGGCCCACGACTTCAACGACTATGAAGTAGGCAAGCGCCACAACCTGCCGCTGCTGAACATTTTCGACAAGAACGCCAGCGTGCTGCCGGCGGCCCAGGTGTTCAACCTGGACGGCACCCTGAATGACAGCATCGACGGCAAGATCCCGGCCGAGTACGCCGGCCTCGACCGTTTCGAAGCGCGCAAGCAGATCGTCGCCGCGTTCGACGCCGCCGGCCTGCTGGTCAGCGTCGACGACCATGCGCTGAAAGTGCCGAAAGGCGACCGCTCCGGCACCATCATCGAGCCGTGGCTGACCGACCAGTGGTACGTCTCCACCAAGCCGCTGGCCGAACCGGCCATCGCCGCCGTGGAAGACGGCCGCATCGCCTTCGTGCCGAAACAGTACGAAAACATGTACTTCTCCTGGATGCGCGATATCCAGGACTGGTGCATCAGCCGCCAGCTGTGGTGGGGCCACCGCATCCCGGCCTGGTATGACGAGTCGGGCAAGGTCTACGTAGGCCGCGACGAAGCCGAAGTGCGCGCCAAGCACAACCTCGGTCCCGATGTCGCCCTGCAACAGGACAACGATGTACTCGACACCTGGTTCAGCTCGGGCCTGTGGACTTTCTCCACCCTGGGCTGGCCGGAGCAGACCGAGTTCCTCAAGACCTTCCACCCGACCGACGTGCTGGTGACCGGCTTCGACATCATTTTCTTCTGGGTCGCCCGGATGATCATGCTCACCATGCACCTGGTGAAGAACGAAGACGGCACGCCGCAGGTTCCGTTCAAGACCGTGTACGTCCACGGCCTGGTACGCGACGGCCAGGGCCAGAAGATGTCCAAGTCCAAGGGCAACGTCCTGGACCCGCTGGACATCATCGACGGCATCGAGCTCGAAGCCCTGGTGCAGAAGCGCACCACCGGCATGATGCAGCCGCAACTGGCGAAGAAGATCGAGAAGCAGACCCGCCAGGAGTTCGCCGACGGCATCGCCAGCTACGGCACCGACGCCCTGCGCTTCACCTTCTGCTCGCTGGCGTCCACCGGTCGCGACATCAAGTTCGACATGGGCCGCGTCGAAGGCTATCGCAACTTCTGCAACAAGATCTGGAACGCCGCGCGCTACGTGCTGGACAAGGGCGAAGACTGTGGTCAGAACGGCGAAGCCTACGAGCTGTCGCTGGCCGATCGCTGGATCATCTCCCAGCTGCAGCGCACCGAAGCCGAAGTGACCCGCCAGCTGGACCAGTTCCGCTTCGACCTGGCCGCCCAGGCGCTGTACGAGTTCATCTGGAACCAGTACTGCGACTGGTACCTGGAACTGTCCAAGCCGGTGCTATGGGACGAGAACGCGCCGGTCGAGCGCCAGCGCGGCACCCGTCGCACTCTGGTGCGGGTCCTGGAAGTGGCGCTGCGCCTGGCCCATCCGTTCATGCCGTTCATCACCGAAGAAATCTGGCAGCGCCTGGCGCCGCTGGCCGGTATCCAGGGCAAGACCATCATGCTGCAACCCTGGCCGGTGGCCAATGAAGCGCGCATCGATGAGGCCGCCGAAAGCGATATCGAATGGCTCAAGACCCTGATGCTCGGCACGCGCAACATTCGCGCCGAGATGAACATCGGCCCAGGCAAGCCATTGGCGGTGTTCGTGAAGAACGCCAGTGCCGAAGACCAGCGTCGCCTCGGCGAAAACGATGCGCTGCTCAAGAAGCTGGCGAAGCTGGAGTCGATCACCGTATTGGCTGCCGGCGCAGAAGCGCCGCTGTCCGCCACCGCCCTGGTCGGCGAAATGGAAGTGCTGGTGCCGATGGCCGGCCTGATCGACAAGGGCGCCGAACTGGCGCGCCTGGACAAGGAAATCCAGCGCCTACAGGGCGAAGTACAGCGGGTCGGCGGCAAGCTGTCCAACGCGTCCTTCGTCGACAAGGCCCCGGCCGAAGTGATCGACAAGGAACGCGCCAAGCTGGCCGAGGCCGAACAGGCCCTGGGCAAGCTGGCCGAGCAGCACGCCCGGATCTCCAGCCTGTAA
- a CDS encoding DNA polymerase III subunit chi, translating to MTKVDFYILPSADPSARLDFACKLSEKAWRMGHRIYLHCSDAAQRDELDARLWRFKGETFVPHGPAESEPDGLIVLGLGDDPGEHHDLLVNLDLKVPAFAPRFARIAEVVVEDPTIRQAARESFRFYREQGYPLQDHRLQRL from the coding sequence ATGACCAAAGTCGACTTCTATATCCTTCCCAGCGCGGACCCTTCGGCACGCCTGGACTTTGCCTGCAAGCTCAGCGAAAAAGCCTGGCGCATGGGGCACCGCATCTACCTGCATTGCAGCGACGCCGCCCAGCGCGACGAGCTCGATGCCCGCCTGTGGCGCTTCAAGGGCGAAACCTTCGTGCCCCACGGCCCCGCCGAAAGCGAGCCGGACGGCCTGATCGTGCTCGGCCTGGGCGACGACCCGGGCGAACACCATGACCTGCTGGTCAACCTGGACCTGAAAGTCCCGGCATTTGCCCCGCGTTTCGCCCGTATCGCCGAAGTGGTAGTGGAAGACCCGACGATTCGTCAGGCGGCTCGTGAGAGTTTCCGTTTCTACCGCGAACAGGGCTATCCTCTGCAAGATCACCGTTTACAGCGACTCTGA
- a CDS encoding leucyl aminopeptidase, producing MELVVKSVSPETLKTATLVVAVGEGRKLGTVAKQLDELSGGAISAVLKRGDLAGKVGQSLLLHTLPNLKAERVLLVGTGKDAELGDRPFRKIVSGVLNTLKGLGGSDAVLALDEVVVKGRDSYGKTRLLAETLLDGEYSFEQFKSQKAEPRALKKVTLLTIKAAQAEVERAVAHARAIANGMAFTRNLGNLPPNICHPSFLGEQAKTLGKEFKGLKVEVFDEKKIKELGMGSFYAVGQGSAQPPRLIVMQYNGGKKSEKPYTLVGKGITFDTGGISLKPGAGMDEMKYDMGGAASVFGTLRAVLELKLPINLVCILACAENMPSGTASRPGDIVTTMSGQTVEILNTDAEGRLVLCDALTYAERFKPQAVIDIATLTGACVVALGAHTSGLLGNNDELIGQLLSAGVQADDRAWQLPLFDEYQEQLDSPFADIANIGGPKAGTITAACFLSRFAKQYNWAHLDIAGTAWTSGGKDKGATGRPVPLLTQYLLDRAKA from the coding sequence ATGGAACTGGTTGTAAAAAGCGTTAGCCCGGAAACGTTGAAGACCGCCACCCTGGTGGTCGCCGTCGGCGAAGGCCGCAAGCTCGGCACCGTTGCCAAACAACTCGACGAGCTCAGCGGCGGCGCCATCAGCGCAGTGCTCAAGCGCGGCGACCTGGCCGGCAAGGTCGGCCAGAGCCTGCTGCTGCACACGCTGCCGAACCTGAAGGCCGAGCGCGTGCTGCTGGTCGGCACCGGCAAGGATGCCGAACTGGGCGACCGCCCGTTCCGCAAGATTGTCAGTGGCGTCCTCAACACCCTCAAGGGCCTGGGCGGCAGCGACGCCGTGCTGGCACTGGACGAAGTCGTGGTCAAGGGCCGCGACAGCTACGGCAAGACCCGCCTGCTGGCCGAGACCCTGCTGGACGGCGAATACAGCTTCGAGCAGTTCAAGAGCCAGAAAGCCGAACCCCGCGCCCTGAAGAAAGTCACCCTGCTGACCATCAAGGCCGCGCAGGCCGAGGTCGAGCGCGCCGTGGCCCATGCCAGGGCGATCGCCAACGGCATGGCCTTCACCCGCAACCTGGGCAACCTGCCACCGAACATCTGCCATCCGAGCTTCCTCGGCGAGCAGGCCAAGACCCTGGGCAAGGAGTTCAAGGGCCTGAAAGTCGAAGTGTTCGACGAGAAGAAGATCAAGGAACTGGGCATGGGCTCGTTCTATGCCGTCGGCCAGGGCAGCGCCCAGCCGCCGCGCCTGATCGTCATGCAGTACAACGGCGGCAAGAAATCCGAGAAGCCTTACACCCTGGTCGGCAAGGGCATCACCTTCGACACCGGCGGCATCAGCCTCAAGCCGGGCGCCGGCATGGATGAAATGAAGTACGACATGGGTGGCGCGGCCAGCGTGTTCGGCACTCTGCGCGCGGTGCTGGAACTCAAGCTGCCGATCAACCTGGTGTGCATCCTGGCCTGTGCCGAGAACATGCCGAGCGGCACCGCCTCGCGTCCGGGCGACATCGTCACCACCATGAGCGGCCAGACCGTGGAAATCCTCAACACCGACGCCGAAGGCCGCCTGGTGCTGTGCGATGCGCTGACCTACGCCGAGCGCTTCAAGCCGCAGGCGGTGATCGACATCGCCACCCTGACCGGTGCCTGCGTGGTCGCCCTGGGCGCCCATACCTCGGGCCTGCTGGGCAACAACGATGAGCTGATCGGCCAATTGCTCAGTGCCGGTGTCCAGGCGGACGACCGCGCCTGGCAACTGCCGCTGTTCGACGAGTACCAGGAACAGCTGGACAGCCCGTTCGCCGACATCGCCAACATCGGCGGCCCGAAAGCCGGCACCATCACCGCCGCCTGCTTCTTGTCGCGCTTCGCCAAGCAGTACAACTGGGCGCACCTGGATATCGCCGGCACCGCCTGGACCAGCGGTGGCAAGGACAAGGGCGCCACCGGTCGTCCGGTGCCCCTGCTGACCCAGTACCTGCTGGATCGCGCCAAGGCCTGA